The Candidatus Omnitrophota bacterium genome window below encodes:
- a CDS encoding RluA family pseudouridine synthase, which yields MSSYLLEVDEKNNDLRLDVFLAKNLADIPSRNFAQKLIDEQKVTVNGRVVKAHEKVLCGDRINVDAELSFRDNVEPENIALDIFYEDEGILVVNKDPGMLVHPAAGRNSGTLVNAILYHCKTLSDVNSSFRPGIVHRLDEATSGLIVVAKNNIAHTRLAEQFEKHTVKKQYLALVEGLVEFDEGLIDASLGRHPRQREKQSVLAYDAREAKTVYRVLRRSQRNSLVALFPETGRTHQLRVHMAHLGHPILGDEKYGKKSSFHRLALHAQSLGFLHPVSLAYLEFTTQFPADFKEMP from the coding sequence ATGTCATCCTACTTATTAGAAGTCGACGAAAAAAATAATGATCTTCGGCTGGATGTTTTTTTAGCTAAAAATCTTGCCGACATTCCTTCCCGAAATTTTGCCCAAAAATTAATTGATGAACAAAAAGTAACGGTTAACGGGCGCGTTGTTAAGGCCCACGAAAAGGTTCTTTGCGGCGATCGGATCAATGTTGATGCCGAGCTATCTTTTCGAGATAATGTTGAGCCGGAAAATATTGCGCTTGATATTTTTTATGAAGATGAAGGTATTCTGGTCGTCAATAAAGATCCCGGAATGTTGGTCCATCCGGCGGCAGGGAGGAATTCCGGAACGCTAGTTAACGCAATTCTTTATCATTGCAAAACCCTTTCAGATGTTAATTCGTCGTTTCGTCCGGGAATCGTGCATCGGTTAGATGAGGCAACATCGGGCTTGATCGTGGTTGCCAAAAATAATATCGCGCACACCAGGCTTGCCGAGCAATTTGAAAAACATACGGTTAAAAAACAATATTTAGCTTTGGTGGAAGGGCTTGTAGAATTTGATGAAGGGCTTATTGATGCTTCGCTGGGACGCCATCCGCGCCAAAGAGAAAAACAATCTGTCTTAGCTTACGATGCCAGAGAAGCCAAAACGGTGTACCGTGTTTTAAGGCGTTCCCAGAGAAATTCTTTGGTTGCGCTTTTTCCGGAAACAGGCCGGACGCATCAACTGCGTGTTCATATGGCGCATTTAGGGCATCCTATTTTAGGTGACGAGAAATACGGCAAGAAAAGCTCTTTTCATCGTTTAGCGCTGCATGCCCAGTCTTTAGGTTTTTTGCATCCCGTTAGCTTAGCCTATCTGGAATTTACCACACAATTTCCCGCCGACTTTAAAGAGATGCCGTAA
- a CDS encoding prolipoprotein diacylglyceryl transferase family protein codes for KIADLVAPYLALGQAIGRLGCFLNGCCYGKAVSWGLFFPVHGAHLHPVQLYTSFDLLIIFFILKKYQRLERNSGETFVLYLILASLERFCMEFLRADHVQVWLGLSIFQIVSITIFAAATYVILLIRSRRKK; via the coding sequence TAAAATAGCCGATTTAGTTGCGCCGTATCTGGCGTTAGGCCAGGCGATCGGCCGATTGGGGTGTTTTTTAAACGGATGTTGCTACGGCAAGGCTGTGAGCTGGGGATTATTTTTTCCGGTTCACGGCGCTCATCTTCATCCGGTTCAGCTGTACACGTCATTCGATCTTTTGATCATTTTCTTCATTCTGAAAAAATATCAGCGCCTAGAAAGAAATTCCGGGGAAACGTTCGTTCTTTATTTGATCCTAGCTTCCCTAGAACGGTTTTGCATGGAATTTTTGCGCGCTGACCATGTACAAGTTTGGTTGGGTTTAAGTATTTTTCAAATTGTCAGCATCACCATTTTTGCGGCCGCAACCTATGTCATCCTACTTATTAGAAGTCGACGAAAAAAATAA